Proteins co-encoded in one Zootoca vivipara chromosome 3, rZooViv1.1, whole genome shotgun sequence genomic window:
- the RSPH3 gene encoding radial spoke head protein 3 homolog isoform X1, with amino-acid sequence MYDRRVVRGNTYSLHSLPWCPAETETDPVEIQKKREAHRKMLARKRAKEESEIHAPQVEVPQLRTDVQTELYLEEIADRIIEVDMECQTDAFLARPDSPLFVPSKTGADVATQIEEGELFDFDIEVRPMLEVLVGKTLEQALLEVTEEEELANLQGHQFGYHELRNAELAEVQRLEQQELRRKEEKERRKAQQVTTNTKSAEVKQRISSRAFSLQYLSNLIPSVFNDLHNKGFFFDITERDIEKEFLPYLMGRVVKRISSNQLGRIMTDGLINDVVGKRLKDFAEIQSIRRQLRRQKSGRNARYPTTGN; translated from the exons ATGTATGACAGAAGAGTGGTTCGAGGCAACACATATTCTCTTCATTCATTACCTTGG TGCCCTGctgaaactgaaactgatccTGTTGAGATTCAGAAGAAACGAGAAGCCCACCGGAAAATGCTGGCCAGAAAGCGAGCAAAGGAAGAGAGCGAAATCCATGCCCCTCAGGTTGAGGTTCCCCAGCTCCGGACTGATGTGCAGACAG AACTGTACCTGGAAGAGATTGCAGACCGCATTATCGAAGTTGATATGGAATGCCAAACAGATGCTTTCCTAGCGAGACCAGACAGCCCCTTGTTCGTTCCATCAAAAACTGGGGCAGATGTAGCTACACAAATAGAAGAAGGAGAG CTCTTTGACTTCGATATTGAAGTCAGACCAATGCTTGAAGTTTTAGTTGGGAAAACCCTGGAGCAAGCTTTGCTGGAAGTCACGGAGGAAGAAGAGCTGGCCAATCTTCAGGGGCACCAGTTCGGATATCATGAACTGCGCAACGCAGAGCTGGCTGAAGTGCAGCGCCTTGAACAACAAGAGTTACGACGGAAAGAGGAAAAG GAACGCCGTAAAGCACAGCAGGTCACCACAAATACAAAGTCGGCAGAAGTCAAGCAGAGAATTTCTTCTCGAGCCTTTTCTCTGCAATACTTGTCGAACCTCATTCCTTCAGTCTTTAATGATCTTCATAATAAGGGTTTCTTCTTCGATATCACAGAAAGAG ATATTGAGAAAGAATTCCTTCCATATTTGATGGGCAGAGTGGTAAAAAGAATATCGTCGAACCAGCTAGGAAGAATAATGACTGACG GCTTAATCAATGACGTGGTTGGAAAGAGGTTGAAGGACTTCGCTGAAATTCAGTCAATTCGTCGCCAACTACGACGTCAAAAATCGGGGAGAAATGCTCGTTACCCTACCACTGGCAATTAA
- the RSPH3 gene encoding radial spoke head protein 3 homolog isoform X2 produces MTTGSVIFTSNGAPAASSTYSYSTRPRVVPSRKRFPDPTTIDRDEYPVGYGNLMYDRRVVRGNTYSLHSLPWCPAETETDPVEIQKKREAHRKMLARKRAKEESEIHAPQVEVPQLRTDVQTELYLEEIADRIIEVDMECQTDAFLARPDSPLFVPSKTGADVATQIEEGELFDFDIEVRPMLEVLVGKTLEQALLEVTEEEELANLQGHQFGYHELRNAELAEVQRLEQQELRRKEEKERRKAQQVTTNTKSAEVKQRISSRAFSLQYLSNLIPSVFNDLHNKGFFFDITERDIEKEFLPYLMGRVVKRISSNQLGRIMTDGLINDVVGKRLKDFAEIQSIRRQLRRQKSGRNARYPTTGN; encoded by the exons ATGACTACAGGCTCAGTGATTTTCACCTCAAATGGTGCTCCAGCAGCATCTAGTACTTACTCCTATAGCACCCGCCCTCGAGTTGTGCCCTCTAGAAAACGATTTCCAGATCCAACAACCATTGATCG TGATGAATACCCAGTCGGCTATGGGAATCTCATGTATGACAGAAGAGTGGTTCGAGGCAACACATATTCTCTTCATTCATTACCTTGG TGCCCTGctgaaactgaaactgatccTGTTGAGATTCAGAAGAAACGAGAAGCCCACCGGAAAATGCTGGCCAGAAAGCGAGCAAAGGAAGAGAGCGAAATCCATGCCCCTCAGGTTGAGGTTCCCCAGCTCCGGACTGATGTGCAGACAG AACTGTACCTGGAAGAGATTGCAGACCGCATTATCGAAGTTGATATGGAATGCCAAACAGATGCTTTCCTAGCGAGACCAGACAGCCCCTTGTTCGTTCCATCAAAAACTGGGGCAGATGTAGCTACACAAATAGAAGAAGGAGAG CTCTTTGACTTCGATATTGAAGTCAGACCAATGCTTGAAGTTTTAGTTGGGAAAACCCTGGAGCAAGCTTTGCTGGAAGTCACGGAGGAAGAAGAGCTGGCCAATCTTCAGGGGCACCAGTTCGGATATCATGAACTGCGCAACGCAGAGCTGGCTGAAGTGCAGCGCCTTGAACAACAAGAGTTACGACGGAAAGAGGAAAAG GAACGCCGTAAAGCACAGCAGGTCACCACAAATACAAAGTCGGCAGAAGTCAAGCAGAGAATTTCTTCTCGAGCCTTTTCTCTGCAATACTTGTCGAACCTCATTCCTTCAGTCTTTAATGATCTTCATAATAAGGGTTTCTTCTTCGATATCACAGAAAGAG ATATTGAGAAAGAATTCCTTCCATATTTGATGGGCAGAGTGGTAAAAAGAATATCGTCGAACCAGCTAGGAAGAATAATGACTGACG GCTTAATCAATGACGTGGTTGGAAAGAGGTTGAAGGACTTCGCTGAAATTCAGTCAATTCGTCGCCAACTACGACGTCAAAAATCGGGGAGAAATGCTCGTTACCCTACCACTGGCAATTAA
- the TAGAP gene encoding T-cell activation Rho GTPase-activating protein isoform X1 → MPVKSSLQTKGLKGANIVKASLTKILMKVLSSCNTPKTINASDMETLVACQSEADIKKCHLFMPCDADDGLCHLTDSNKKRKKVISWPFMLRRTTTGSETLGNLESDLKPPLFDQPLSIVCSEDDMLPKPIQDILTMLFLEGPLTEGIFRKAANEKARKELKEELNFGGKVVFEDKSVHLLAVVLKDFLRNIPHKLLLSELYDEWMMALEKMTHHKRTEAMKEVASKLPRPNLLLLKHLLCVLHHISKSSEVNKMDSSNLAICVGPNMLTPVRDQSLPLEAQKKLTDKVKTLVEFLIDNCFDIFGEEISSLFSISPEDSLDRPDMLSARRQHDSAYDSTDFEEECNSSELQANDLPQARGTENRCNSTELYSREPVAQTPSVSSPVTRFKKSISNLDRRFSEPDMLSSKGCQGSCMRSQKLARSEESVIRQEELRLKCQGLREEMAGECRLAGLYRNKKPSNLTIKASLLSELSNNSLPRTSSGSSLDSASPVSDCSVFTSSPLTSPSISKKNALTRPQSFSTKASSGSDTTSFRELKRHSMSFSVASHKKVLAKTQSCGMGGFQRDSFKKDSKKERHLSCRIVHATCADDHSPAPSRGQLRSRFMSADEVFQLVDQRNPGNPPSYEEATRNCSAARLPSYSSLTVRNMRSTVLPPDFEPHHLRFNKEVTSKVYKDFFNDRHSVTSDPKDKAPATDFVIGIHSRANLPLTPQVYRLRTMSGSYQKNKQEYLTQPCSQPAFGHIQCAKESYV, encoded by the exons ACAGTAATAAGAAGAGAAAAAAAGTAATATCTTGGCCATTTATGCTGAGACGAACCACCACTGGATCAGAGACTCTGGGGAATCTGGAATCTGACTTGAAGCCTCCTCTGTTTGATCAGCCATTGTCAATTGTCTGTAGTGAAGATGATATGCTGCCCAAGCCAATACAG GATATCCTTACAATGCTCTTCTTGGAAGGGCCTTTAACGGAAGGAATATTCCGGAAAGCTGCCAACGAAAAGGCACGCAAGGAGCTGAAAGAAGAGTTAAACTTTGGAGGGAAAGTTGTTTTCGAAGATAAATCTGTTCATCTGCTAGCAGTAGTTTTGAAG GATTTCCTTCGAAACATTCCCCATAAACTGCTGCTCTCTGAGCTTTATGATGAGTGGATGATGGCGCTGGAGAAGATGACTCACCACAAAAGAACTGAAGCAATGAAAGA GGTTGCAAGCAAACTCCCGAGACCCAACCTTCTTTTGCTCAAGCATTTGCTCTGCGTGCTTCACCACATTAGCAAAAGCTCAGAGGTCAACAAAATGGATTCCAGCAACCTTGCCATCTGTGTTGGGCCAAACATGCTGACTCCAGTTCGGGACCAAAGCCTACCACTTGAAGCCCAGAAAAAGCTAACAGATAAG GTGAAGACACTGGTGGAATTTCTCATTGATAACTGCTTTGATATATTTGGGGAAGAAATCTCTTCACTGTTCAGCATCTCTCCTGAAGATTCCCTGGACAGGCCAG atATGTTGTCTGCTAGACGTCAACATGATTCTGCCTACGACAGCACAGATTTTGAGGAAGAATGCAATTCCAGTGAGCTCCAGGCCAACGATCTACCACAAGCCAGGGGGACAGAAAACAGGTGCAACAGTACAGAGCTGTACTCTCGAGAGCCAGTAGCCCAGACTCCATCTGTCTCTTCTCCTGTGACCCGGTTTAAAAAATCCATAAGCAACCTGGACAGAAGGTTCTCTGAGCCAGACATGCTCTCTTCTAAGGGCTGCCAGGGAAGCTGTATGAGAAGCCAGAAGCTAGCCAGAAGTGAGGAGAGTGTCATTCGGCAGGAGGAACTGCGTTTGAAGTGCCAAGGCCTGAgagaggaaatggcaggagaatGTCGTCTTGCAGGCCTCTATAGGAACAAGAAGCCATCCAATCTGACAATAAAAGCTAGTCTGCTGTCGGAATTGTCAAACAATTCATTGCCCAGAACATCCTCTGGTAGTTCGCTAGACAGTGCTTCTCCAGTCTCTGACTGTTCGGTCTTCACCAGCTCACCACTGACGTCGCCTTCCATCTCCAAGAAAAACGCCTTAACCCGGCCGCAGTCCTTTTCCACCAAGGCTTCCAGCGGAAGTGACACCACCTCCTTCAGAGAGCTCAAGAGGCATTCCATGTCGTTTTCTGTGGCAAGCCACAAGAAGGTGCTAGCGAAAACCCAAAGCTGTGGCATGGGTGGCTTTCAGAGGGACAGTTTCAAGAAGGACTCCAAGAAAGAGAGACATCTTTCCTGCCGCATAGTCCACGCAACTTGTGCTGATGACCACAGCCCAGCACCTTCGCGGGGTCAACTGAGGTCTCGTTTCATGTCAGCAGATGAAGTGTTTCAGCTTGTGGACCAGAGGAATCCTGGGAATCCTCCGTCTTATGAGGAGGCTACCAGAAACTGCTCAGCTGCTAGGCTTCCCTCATACAGTAGCTTAACGGTTCGAAATATGAGATCCACTGTGCTGCCTCCAGACTTTGAGCCTCACCATCTGAGATTCAATAAAGAGGTTACAAGCAAAGTATACAAGGACTTTTTTAACGACAGGCACTCTGTGACCAGTGATCCTAAGGACAAGGCACCAGCCACTGACTTTGTTATTGGAATACATTCCCGAGCTAATTTGCCCCTAACCCCTCAAGTCTATCGCCTCAGGACCATGTCTGGGTCTTATCAAAAGAACAAACAAGAATACCTGACACAGCcatgcagccagccagcctttgGCCACATACAGTGCGCTAAGGAATCCTATGTTTAA
- the TAGAP gene encoding T-cell activation Rho GTPase-activating protein isoform X2, which translates to MPVKSSLQTKGLKGANIVKASLTKILMKVLSSCNTADIKKCHLFMPCDADDGLCHLTDSNKKRKKVISWPFMLRRTTTGSETLGNLESDLKPPLFDQPLSIVCSEDDMLPKPIQDILTMLFLEGPLTEGIFRKAANEKARKELKEELNFGGKVVFEDKSVHLLAVVLKDFLRNIPHKLLLSELYDEWMMALEKMTHHKRTEAMKEVASKLPRPNLLLLKHLLCVLHHISKSSEVNKMDSSNLAICVGPNMLTPVRDQSLPLEAQKKLTDKVKTLVEFLIDNCFDIFGEEISSLFSISPEDSLDRPDMLSARRQHDSAYDSTDFEEECNSSELQANDLPQARGTENRCNSTELYSREPVAQTPSVSSPVTRFKKSISNLDRRFSEPDMLSSKGCQGSCMRSQKLARSEESVIRQEELRLKCQGLREEMAGECRLAGLYRNKKPSNLTIKASLLSELSNNSLPRTSSGSSLDSASPVSDCSVFTSSPLTSPSISKKNALTRPQSFSTKASSGSDTTSFRELKRHSMSFSVASHKKVLAKTQSCGMGGFQRDSFKKDSKKERHLSCRIVHATCADDHSPAPSRGQLRSRFMSADEVFQLVDQRNPGNPPSYEEATRNCSAARLPSYSSLTVRNMRSTVLPPDFEPHHLRFNKEVTSKVYKDFFNDRHSVTSDPKDKAPATDFVIGIHSRANLPLTPQVYRLRTMSGSYQKNKQEYLTQPCSQPAFGHIQCAKESYV; encoded by the exons ACAGTAATAAGAAGAGAAAAAAAGTAATATCTTGGCCATTTATGCTGAGACGAACCACCACTGGATCAGAGACTCTGGGGAATCTGGAATCTGACTTGAAGCCTCCTCTGTTTGATCAGCCATTGTCAATTGTCTGTAGTGAAGATGATATGCTGCCCAAGCCAATACAG GATATCCTTACAATGCTCTTCTTGGAAGGGCCTTTAACGGAAGGAATATTCCGGAAAGCTGCCAACGAAAAGGCACGCAAGGAGCTGAAAGAAGAGTTAAACTTTGGAGGGAAAGTTGTTTTCGAAGATAAATCTGTTCATCTGCTAGCAGTAGTTTTGAAG GATTTCCTTCGAAACATTCCCCATAAACTGCTGCTCTCTGAGCTTTATGATGAGTGGATGATGGCGCTGGAGAAGATGACTCACCACAAAAGAACTGAAGCAATGAAAGA GGTTGCAAGCAAACTCCCGAGACCCAACCTTCTTTTGCTCAAGCATTTGCTCTGCGTGCTTCACCACATTAGCAAAAGCTCAGAGGTCAACAAAATGGATTCCAGCAACCTTGCCATCTGTGTTGGGCCAAACATGCTGACTCCAGTTCGGGACCAAAGCCTACCACTTGAAGCCCAGAAAAAGCTAACAGATAAG GTGAAGACACTGGTGGAATTTCTCATTGATAACTGCTTTGATATATTTGGGGAAGAAATCTCTTCACTGTTCAGCATCTCTCCTGAAGATTCCCTGGACAGGCCAG atATGTTGTCTGCTAGACGTCAACATGATTCTGCCTACGACAGCACAGATTTTGAGGAAGAATGCAATTCCAGTGAGCTCCAGGCCAACGATCTACCACAAGCCAGGGGGACAGAAAACAGGTGCAACAGTACAGAGCTGTACTCTCGAGAGCCAGTAGCCCAGACTCCATCTGTCTCTTCTCCTGTGACCCGGTTTAAAAAATCCATAAGCAACCTGGACAGAAGGTTCTCTGAGCCAGACATGCTCTCTTCTAAGGGCTGCCAGGGAAGCTGTATGAGAAGCCAGAAGCTAGCCAGAAGTGAGGAGAGTGTCATTCGGCAGGAGGAACTGCGTTTGAAGTGCCAAGGCCTGAgagaggaaatggcaggagaatGTCGTCTTGCAGGCCTCTATAGGAACAAGAAGCCATCCAATCTGACAATAAAAGCTAGTCTGCTGTCGGAATTGTCAAACAATTCATTGCCCAGAACATCCTCTGGTAGTTCGCTAGACAGTGCTTCTCCAGTCTCTGACTGTTCGGTCTTCACCAGCTCACCACTGACGTCGCCTTCCATCTCCAAGAAAAACGCCTTAACCCGGCCGCAGTCCTTTTCCACCAAGGCTTCCAGCGGAAGTGACACCACCTCCTTCAGAGAGCTCAAGAGGCATTCCATGTCGTTTTCTGTGGCAAGCCACAAGAAGGTGCTAGCGAAAACCCAAAGCTGTGGCATGGGTGGCTTTCAGAGGGACAGTTTCAAGAAGGACTCCAAGAAAGAGAGACATCTTTCCTGCCGCATAGTCCACGCAACTTGTGCTGATGACCACAGCCCAGCACCTTCGCGGGGTCAACTGAGGTCTCGTTTCATGTCAGCAGATGAAGTGTTTCAGCTTGTGGACCAGAGGAATCCTGGGAATCCTCCGTCTTATGAGGAGGCTACCAGAAACTGCTCAGCTGCTAGGCTTCCCTCATACAGTAGCTTAACGGTTCGAAATATGAGATCCACTGTGCTGCCTCCAGACTTTGAGCCTCACCATCTGAGATTCAATAAAGAGGTTACAAGCAAAGTATACAAGGACTTTTTTAACGACAGGCACTCTGTGACCAGTGATCCTAAGGACAAGGCACCAGCCACTGACTTTGTTATTGGAATACATTCCCGAGCTAATTTGCCCCTAACCCCTCAAGTCTATCGCCTCAGGACCATGTCTGGGTCTTATCAAAAGAACAAACAAGAATACCTGACACAGCcatgcagccagccagcctttgGCCACATACAGTGCGCTAAGGAATCCTATGTTTAA
- the TAGAP gene encoding T-cell activation Rho GTPase-activating protein isoform X3: protein MKVLSSCNTPKTINASDMETLVACQSEADIKKCHLFMPCDADDGLCHLTDSNKKRKKVISWPFMLRRTTTGSETLGNLESDLKPPLFDQPLSIVCSEDDMLPKPIQDILTMLFLEGPLTEGIFRKAANEKARKELKEELNFGGKVVFEDKSVHLLAVVLKDFLRNIPHKLLLSELYDEWMMALEKMTHHKRTEAMKEVASKLPRPNLLLLKHLLCVLHHISKSSEVNKMDSSNLAICVGPNMLTPVRDQSLPLEAQKKLTDKVKTLVEFLIDNCFDIFGEEISSLFSISPEDSLDRPDMLSARRQHDSAYDSTDFEEECNSSELQANDLPQARGTENRCNSTELYSREPVAQTPSVSSPVTRFKKSISNLDRRFSEPDMLSSKGCQGSCMRSQKLARSEESVIRQEELRLKCQGLREEMAGECRLAGLYRNKKPSNLTIKASLLSELSNNSLPRTSSGSSLDSASPVSDCSVFTSSPLTSPSISKKNALTRPQSFSTKASSGSDTTSFRELKRHSMSFSVASHKKVLAKTQSCGMGGFQRDSFKKDSKKERHLSCRIVHATCADDHSPAPSRGQLRSRFMSADEVFQLVDQRNPGNPPSYEEATRNCSAARLPSYSSLTVRNMRSTVLPPDFEPHHLRFNKEVTSKVYKDFFNDRHSVTSDPKDKAPATDFVIGIHSRANLPLTPQVYRLRTMSGSYQKNKQEYLTQPCSQPAFGHIQCAKESYV from the exons ACAGTAATAAGAAGAGAAAAAAAGTAATATCTTGGCCATTTATGCTGAGACGAACCACCACTGGATCAGAGACTCTGGGGAATCTGGAATCTGACTTGAAGCCTCCTCTGTTTGATCAGCCATTGTCAATTGTCTGTAGTGAAGATGATATGCTGCCCAAGCCAATACAG GATATCCTTACAATGCTCTTCTTGGAAGGGCCTTTAACGGAAGGAATATTCCGGAAAGCTGCCAACGAAAAGGCACGCAAGGAGCTGAAAGAAGAGTTAAACTTTGGAGGGAAAGTTGTTTTCGAAGATAAATCTGTTCATCTGCTAGCAGTAGTTTTGAAG GATTTCCTTCGAAACATTCCCCATAAACTGCTGCTCTCTGAGCTTTATGATGAGTGGATGATGGCGCTGGAGAAGATGACTCACCACAAAAGAACTGAAGCAATGAAAGA GGTTGCAAGCAAACTCCCGAGACCCAACCTTCTTTTGCTCAAGCATTTGCTCTGCGTGCTTCACCACATTAGCAAAAGCTCAGAGGTCAACAAAATGGATTCCAGCAACCTTGCCATCTGTGTTGGGCCAAACATGCTGACTCCAGTTCGGGACCAAAGCCTACCACTTGAAGCCCAGAAAAAGCTAACAGATAAG GTGAAGACACTGGTGGAATTTCTCATTGATAACTGCTTTGATATATTTGGGGAAGAAATCTCTTCACTGTTCAGCATCTCTCCTGAAGATTCCCTGGACAGGCCAG atATGTTGTCTGCTAGACGTCAACATGATTCTGCCTACGACAGCACAGATTTTGAGGAAGAATGCAATTCCAGTGAGCTCCAGGCCAACGATCTACCACAAGCCAGGGGGACAGAAAACAGGTGCAACAGTACAGAGCTGTACTCTCGAGAGCCAGTAGCCCAGACTCCATCTGTCTCTTCTCCTGTGACCCGGTTTAAAAAATCCATAAGCAACCTGGACAGAAGGTTCTCTGAGCCAGACATGCTCTCTTCTAAGGGCTGCCAGGGAAGCTGTATGAGAAGCCAGAAGCTAGCCAGAAGTGAGGAGAGTGTCATTCGGCAGGAGGAACTGCGTTTGAAGTGCCAAGGCCTGAgagaggaaatggcaggagaatGTCGTCTTGCAGGCCTCTATAGGAACAAGAAGCCATCCAATCTGACAATAAAAGCTAGTCTGCTGTCGGAATTGTCAAACAATTCATTGCCCAGAACATCCTCTGGTAGTTCGCTAGACAGTGCTTCTCCAGTCTCTGACTGTTCGGTCTTCACCAGCTCACCACTGACGTCGCCTTCCATCTCCAAGAAAAACGCCTTAACCCGGCCGCAGTCCTTTTCCACCAAGGCTTCCAGCGGAAGTGACACCACCTCCTTCAGAGAGCTCAAGAGGCATTCCATGTCGTTTTCTGTGGCAAGCCACAAGAAGGTGCTAGCGAAAACCCAAAGCTGTGGCATGGGTGGCTTTCAGAGGGACAGTTTCAAGAAGGACTCCAAGAAAGAGAGACATCTTTCCTGCCGCATAGTCCACGCAACTTGTGCTGATGACCACAGCCCAGCACCTTCGCGGGGTCAACTGAGGTCTCGTTTCATGTCAGCAGATGAAGTGTTTCAGCTTGTGGACCAGAGGAATCCTGGGAATCCTCCGTCTTATGAGGAGGCTACCAGAAACTGCTCAGCTGCTAGGCTTCCCTCATACAGTAGCTTAACGGTTCGAAATATGAGATCCACTGTGCTGCCTCCAGACTTTGAGCCTCACCATCTGAGATTCAATAAAGAGGTTACAAGCAAAGTATACAAGGACTTTTTTAACGACAGGCACTCTGTGACCAGTGATCCTAAGGACAAGGCACCAGCCACTGACTTTGTTATTGGAATACATTCCCGAGCTAATTTGCCCCTAACCCCTCAAGTCTATCGCCTCAGGACCATGTCTGGGTCTTATCAAAAGAACAAACAAGAATACCTGACACAGCcatgcagccagccagcctttgGCCACATACAGTGCGCTAAGGAATCCTATGTTTAA